The Acetobacteroides hydrogenigenes genome contains the following window.
AAGCTCGAAGAGACCGCCAAGGAGCGTAATACCTACATCGAGAAGTTCATTAAGCCCATCGTGGCGGGGCTCGACCAGTACGGGCAGCGGTACGAGATTAAGAGCCGTACCAAGTCGATCTTCTCCATCTGGAAAAAGATGAAGAAGCAGAAGATCCCCTTCGAGGAGGTGTTCGATTTGTTCGCCATCCGCATCATCCTCGAAAGCGAGTTGCCTCTGGAAAAGGCCGAGTGCTGGAGAACCTACTCCATCGTTACCGAGAAGTACATCCCCAACCCCGAGCGCATGAGGGACTGGATATCGGTGCCCAAGTCGAACGGCTACGAGAGCCTGCACGCCACCGTCATCGGGCCCGAGGGAAAGTGGGTGGAGGTGCAGATCCGCACCCGCCGCATGGACGAGATCGCCGAGATGGGGATCGCCGCGCACTGGAAGTACAAGGGCATTCGGCAGCAGCAGGGCATCGACGACTGGCTGACCGACCTGCGCAACCTGCTGGAGCAGGCCGAGGACTCCAACGAAATGGCAGAAAGCCTCAAGCAGCTGGACAGCTACCAGAAGGAGATCTTCGTGTTTACCCCCAACGGCGACCTCAAGAAGCTCCCTTCTGGAGCAACGGTACTCGACTTTGCCTTCGAGGTGCACTCCAAACTGGGCGTGTCGTGCGTGGGCGCCAAGGTAAACAACCGCCTAGCCTCCATTAAGGATGCGCTTAAGAATGGCGATCAGGTGGAGATCATCACCTCCAAAAACCAAAAGCCCACCAAGGACTGGCTCTCGTTCGCCATCACCTCTAAGGCGCGCAGCAAGATCAAGCAGAGCCTTAAGGAGGAGGAGCTCAAGGTGGCCAACATCGGCAAGGAGCTCCTGCTGCGCAGGCTCAAGAACTGGAAGCTGGAGCTTACCGACGAGATGGCCTCGCAGTTCATCAAAAAGAATAAGATTAGGTCTATTACCGAGTTCTACGCCATGCTGGCCAACGAGAAGATCGACATCGCCGATATCAAGACCTATATCGAAACAGCAGACCTTGTTGAGGAGAAAAGCAGTGCGCCCGAGGTGGCCTACGCCCAGCCCAAGGAGCAGGAGAGCGGCGACTTTCTGGTTATCGACGAGCACCTGGCCAACGTGGACTACAAGCTGGCCACCTGCTGCAACCCCATCTTTGGCGACGACATCTTTGGCTTTGTGACCATCAGCCACGGCATCAAGATACACCGCACCAGCTGTCCGAACGCCAAGAGCATGATCGAGCGCTACTCCTACCGCATTGTGAAGGCCAAGTGGCAGCAGACGCGCGAGTCGAGCTCGTTCCAAACCACCATCCGCATCATCGGCGAGGATCAGATCGGGCTCTTCAACCGCATCTCGGAGGTGCTCACCAAGGAGCTGAAGGTGACGCTGCGCTCGGCCTCGTTCGACACCAAGGGGGGCGTTTTCGAGGGAAAGATTAAGGTGTTCGTGGGCAACATCAAGCAGCTCGACATGATCATCCACCGCCTGCACCGCATTAAGGGGGTGATTAAGGCCAGCCGCGTAGCCACCTCGGCCGAGTAGGAAATTTCATACAAGCTTTATATGGACTAGACCTGACAAATTTTAAAAATTTGTCAGGTCTTTCTACAATGCACCGATGCATTAGCCTTCCCAGAAATCCTGGAAGGGTCATGCATCGATGCATTAGCCTTGCCGGAAATCCCGAAGGGGTCATGCACCGATGCATTAGCCTTGCCGGAAATCCCGAAGGGGTCATGCATCGATGCTTTAGCCTTGCCGGAAATCCCGGAGGGGTCATGCACCGATGCATTAGCCTTGCCGGAAATCCCGGAGGGGTCATGCATCGATGCTTTAGCCTTGCCGGAAATCCCGGAGGGGTCATGCATCGATGCTTTAGCCTTGCCGGAAATCCCGGAGGGGTGACCATTCGTGGAGGCAATGCTTCCGAAAAAAAAAGGAGGCACCCCAACGGGGCGCCTCCTGCATGACTTGTTATCCAGAATTACCGGCGCTTGAAGAGGTCGTTGAGCTTCTTCTTGGCCGCATCCTTCAGCTGGTCTTCTGCCTTCTTTTTGGCTGTATCGCTTTTCGATCCGCCAATAACCTTGTCGAGCAGCTTAGAAGCCTCCTTGGTGGCTTCCTGCTTCACCTTATCCTGAACAGCCTCTTTTACCTCCGACTGTACGGTCTTACCACTGGCGCTGGCCACATTAACCAGCTTCACCGAAGGTTTGCTGTAGGTGCCAGTCACGCCAAGGGTTACCTTCATGTCACCAGAGGCAGCATTCTTGCCTAGGTAGCGGCTCATGGCGCTGTTCAGCGATGTGGTAACGGCATTGGCCGGTACATCCATCAGCAGGTTGTAGTTAATCTTACCATCTAACGAGGTGTAGCCGCTTACGGTGGTCTTGCGACCGTGCATTGAGATATCGAATGGCTTCACCGACAGCTTGCCATCCTCGAGGGTCGTCGATAGGGCTAGCTCCTTTATCTCGGTCATTGCGCTAGCCGTTGCTGGCTTAGAGAACTGGGCCACCAGCGAGGTTAACTTGGTATCCTTAAGCGTTCCGCTGAGGATCTTCACCAATCCGCCTCCATTCAGCGAGGCCACATTAGGGGTCATATCCTTGGTTAAATCGCCCTTCAGGTTGTAGTTGAGGTCCATATTACCCACCACGTACTGCGAAATGGGCGCGTACTTTTGGATGGTTTCGAAAGTTTCGAAAGCCTTTGGTATTGATACCGATTTGATGCCAAGGTCGAGGTCAAACTTCGGCTTCTTCACGTCGGAGTCGAAGGTACCCTTAACGTTCACCAAACCGCCAATAATGCCCATGTTGGCATCCTTGATGGTCATGATGCCCTTCGATATGCTTACCAGCGCGTTTACGTTGTCGGCAACGATGTTGTCGTAGGTAAACTTGCCGATGTGCGCCTTAAGGTCGAAGTCGATGTTCTTAGGGATCATCGAAACGGCCACGCTGGAGTCTTTCTTGCTTGGCTGCGAAGCCTGCTGCTTGGCAACGGCCTCCTTATCGGCAGGGGTCATCCACTCGTTGGCGTTAAAGGTTGGGATGTTGACGTTGAGGTTACCCCCAAGAACGCCATCGGGCTTAAAGAGGAATCCCATGTAGTTGGTTACGCTTCCGGTGGCCGAGATTTGGCTGCTGCCCACCTTCGACTCAAACTTGGTAAGGTTGATCGATGCAGGGTTAAACACCACCGCAGCGGTGCTGATGGTTACCCCCTGCTTGAAGTCGGGACTCGAGTAGGAGAAGTTAGCCACATTCATATTTCCCGAAGCCTTAACGTTGGCGTAGCGCTTAGCCGTAACGTCCGACAGCTTTCCGGAAGTTGCCAAATTGGCCTTAACCTTTCCCTTAAGCGTCATATCCTTTAGGTTGAAAATCTTGGCGATCTTTTCCAGATCCACGCCACCGGCAACCTTTACGTTCCAGGCAAGATCCTTGATGTTTTGCACGCTACCTGTTGCCGTTAAGCTCTCTCCGGCAAGCAGCATGTTGAAGTTGCCAATTTGAACCACGGTATTCTCAGCCTTTCCGGTAGTGTTGGAAGCCGTCATGACAAAGTTGAGGTTTTGCAGCGGCGTAGGCAGTAGCTTATTCTGAACGAAACCATTCGTCAGCTTAGCCGTAGCGGCAAGTATTGGGAATGCGCCCGTCTTATCGTCGTAAACGCCCTTTGCGTTAAGCGCCAAATCGAAGATACCCTTAATGGTCATCCCTTCGATTGGGAATGCCGAGGTTAGCTCTCCAAGATTAAGGCGAGCGTTCACCTTAGCATCTACAGGGAAGTTCTTTAGGTTGGCAACCTTTAGGTAGCCATCGAATGGGTTGTTACCAATCTTAAAGCTAAACTTATTTAGGTTGATGGCGGTGCTTGGAATAAGCCCATCCTTATTGTCCACGTTCAGGTCGATGTTGATATCCTTAATCGCCTCAGGTACCTTTGGATACTTAAACGAGGCATTTTTGGTAACCAGCTTCACGCCAAAAGCAGGAAGGAGGCTATCCTTCATTGTACCCTTGGCATACCCGCTGAAGTCGAACTCACCATCAGCCTTAATATCGCCGAAGCTCTCGGTATACACGCCAGGAACCAGCGATAGCAGCCCCTTAAACGAGTTGTCGAGCGCCATAAAGGTTACATCCATCTTTATGGCATTCTGCTGCGCCAGCTGCACCCAGCCGTCGAAGCCGAAGTTAAAGTCGTTTACCTTAATGGAGTTGTCCTTAAAGGTGTACTTGTTGTTGTTCATGTCCATGTTCACCACAAAGTTCAGGTCGAGCGACTTGTTGGATAGGTACTCCGTGCCGTTCATGGCAACGGTAGCCTTATCGGCGGTAAGCTTAGTCGATAGGTCGAATACGTTCTCGGCCAAGTCGCCGCTACCGGTAATGTTCAGGTTCTTCACGCTGGCAAACATCTTCGACTTCTGATCGCTGTAGATGATGTCTGCATTCTTTAGCGCAAGCTCCTTTAGGCGAAACTTGACAGGCTCAGCCTTTGTGGTATCCACTCCTTTTGTGGTATCGGGCTGTGCCTTGTAAATGTCGTAGTTGGCTTTACCGTTGGGCAGCACAATCACGTTAAGCTTTGGCTTGTCGAGGATAATCTTATTAACCTCTATACGCCCCGAACTGATAAGCGCAAATATGTTAACCGTAACCTCAAACTTCTTAAGGTTGACAAGCGTATCACCCTTAAACTCATCACGCCCCACCACGCTCAAATCCTCGAGCGCAAGCGTAAAGTTGGGGAAATGACGAAGCATCCCAATACTCAGTCCATCCTGAGGAAACTTCACATCTGCATTGATATTCTCTGCAATGAACTTATCAGCTGCTTGCTTTATTGTTGGCTTAAAAAGGTATGGCAGAATTAGCACGGCTAACAGCAGCACACCTAAAGTTGAGCCAAGAATAATCAGAAGTTTTTTCTTTTTCATTCGAAATAATTTCTAATGGTTATTTTATCCCAAATCTAATGAAATTTCGTAGGAATAGCTTTTCCCAACTAGTAATAAACTCTAAGATTTTACATCCTTTTTGTGAATTACTAAGAAGATAAATGCGGAATCAAAAAAAACAGCATTAGTGCTGAAAATCGGAACAAAATTATTCGGAAAATTTAAAGAAGGAGGTAAAATAAAAAAGGATAACAACGCTTAATTGTTATCCTTTTTATTTGGTGCCCAGGACGAGACTCGAACTCACACGGCCTAACGGCCACTACCCCCTCAAAGTAGCGTGTCTACCAATTCCACCACCTGGGCAATTACTTCAATCAACTGTTTTGCGTACCCGGAACAGGACTCGAACCTGCACGCTATTGCTAACACTAGTCCCTGAAACTAGCGCGTCTACCAATTCCGCCATCCGGGCATTGATTGTGTCAGCGTTTCAAAGATTGACGCTGCAAAAGTATAGATTTTTCGGGGATCTGCAAGGATTTTGCTTAAAAAATATCTACACTTTCTTGACTAAAAAAAGTAAAGGGAGAAGGCTCTGTACTCCTTCTCCCTTTATATCTATTGACTTTTACAGTCTTGCAAGCTAAAGGTTCGCTTCTACGTAATTCAAGAATTTAGAATACAGCTGCAATCTTGTTTTTCCACCGTAAATGCTGTGGTTCTTATCGGGGTAAACCATCATATCGTACTGCTTGTTGGCCTGAACAAGCTTCGAAACCAATTCGTAGGAGTTTTGGATGTGCACGTTATCGTCGGCAGTGCCATGAACAATAAGCACCTTTCCCTTTAGCTTATCAACATGATTAATCGGAGAGTTATCGTCGTAGCCGCCGGGGTTGTCGTTGGGAAGGCCATTGTAGCGCTCGGTGTAGACGCTATCGTAGAAGCGCCAGTTGGTTACGGGTGCAACAGCAATGGCCATTTTGAAGACATCTGCACCCTGCATGATGGCATTGAGCGACATAAACCCGCCATAGCTCCAACCCCAAATACCAATTCTACCCTTATCAACGTAAGGAAGAGAACCTACATACTTAGCGGCGCTAATCTGATCGAGTACCTCGAGCTTACCCAGCTGACCGTAGGTTTGCTTCTTGAAAGCTTCGCCACGTGCACCGGTACCGCGCCCATCTACACAAACCACAAGGTAACCCTTTTGTGCAAGGACGTTCTCCCAGCCCAGTTCCCAGCTATCGAGCACCTCCTGAGAACCGGGACCACTATACTGAGTCATAAGCACAGGGTACTTTTTGGAAGAATCGAACCCAACGGGCTTAATCATCCAGCCGTTTAGGGTAACACCCTCAGGCGTTACAAACGTAAAAAACTCCTTTGGGGTGATGTTATACTCTGTTACCTTTTGGGCTAACGCGGCGTTATCCTCCAAGGTGCGAATCTGCTTTCCGTTTGCCTGATGCAGCGTGATCAGCATTGGAGATGTTGTGCTGTTGAAGAAGTTGATGTAGTACTTAAACCCTGTACTGAATACGGCCTTATTGGTCCCAACATTGGTCGATAGCATTTTGCTCTCGCCGCTCTTGAGGTTAGCCACGTAGAGCTCGCGCTGCATGGGCGATTTTGCGGCGGCAAGGTAGTATACCAGTCCGTTCTTTTGATCGATGCCCAAGAAGCTGGTTACATCCCAGCTGCCTTTGGTGATCTGCTTTACCTGCTTACCATTCATATCAAAAAGGTATAGGTGGTTGTAGCCATCCTTCTCGCTATTGATGATGAACTGGGTGCCGTTATCGAGGAAGGTGAGGTAGCTGTCGGTTACCTCGGTGATGTATCGGTCGTTTTTCTCGGTGTAAAGCGTGGTGGTTGTACCATCGGCAGCGTTGCCAACAAGGATGTCGAGGTGGTTTTGGAGGCGGTTAAGGCGCACCATAGCCAGCTTAGCGGGGGTCTTGGTCCACTTAATGCGGGCTATGTACTGGTTATCCTCATCTCCCACGTTCATTTTGGTTGATTTAGCAGAAGCCAAATCGTAGCAGTAGATGGAAACCACAGAGTTCTGCTCGCCTGCTTTAGGGTACTTGTAGGTATAGTTTGCAGGGTAGAGTTTACCCTCAAACTTATTCATGTTGAAAAGCTTTACGCGCGACTCGTCGAAGCGGTAGAAGGCTATCGCTTTGCCATCGGGCGACCATTCGAAGCCTTTGGCAAAGCCAAACTCCTCCTCGTACACCCAGTCGGTAGAGCCGTTGATGATGTGGTTGAACTTGCCATCGGTGGTTACCTGAACCTCCTTACCGGTAGCCAGATTGGTATAGTAAACGTTATTATCGCGGGTAAAGGCAACCTTAGAGCCGTCGGGCGAGAAGGTGGCGTAGCTCTGCTTGCCATTCGAAGAAAGCGGCTTTATAGCCTTGGTTGCTCTATTGAAGATGTAGTAGCTGGCAGTAAACGATCGGCGGTAAACGGGTTCGCTGCCGGTAAGCAGAAGCAGCTGCTTTTCGTCGGCGCTAAACTCGTAGCCGGAAACCGATTTCAACCCAAACTGCTGAAGCTGCTTAACGGTAAGAATGGTATCCACCGCCTTGCCGGTTTGGTAGCTGTACACAACGATATCGCCTCCGCTAAAGGCGGTATAGTTTACGCCATCGTTCATCGAATTGATGCCCGAGACCGATTTTGCTCTAAAAGTCCCCTTCTCCATCAAGTCGGAAATGGTAATCTCCTTCTTTTGAGCCAAAGATGGAATGCTTACGCATAGTAAAGCAGCCAGCCCAAGGGCGATTCTCCCTCTCTGCATTTCGTTTTTTATTAGGTTAAATACTTATGATCGTAAGGCGCCAAAAATATGCAACTATCGCCAAAGCGCCAATTAATATAGACACCCAAATTCGGCAAAACTGGCAGCTCGTAAAAGATTATCTTTACCCGATCAATAGAACAAGCGATGAGCGATAGAATAGCGGCACACGAGCTTCTGGTTAACGAGCTAGTAAATCTTCAGGATTCATCAACCCAAAAGGTGGTGGCGTACTTCTTTAAAACGGGCGAAGGGCAGTACGGCCATGGGGATAAGTTTTTGGGCATTAAGGTGCCCGTTGTACGATCAACCATTAAGCCATACATCCATAAGATAGCATCCGAAGAGGTTGAACACCTCCTGCGCTCGGAATACCACGAGGTGCGGCTGGCCGGGCTGCTGGTATGGGTGGCCCAGTACAAGAAGCTGAAGGACGAGGCTGCCCGAAAGAAGATCGTTGACCTCTTCCTTAGGAATACCCAGTACGTAAACAGCTGGGACCTGGTAGACCTGAGCTGCGAGTACATCGTTGGCGAGTACCTGCTGGATAAGCCTGCCGACCTGCTCTTTACCCTGGCAAAGTCGGAGAACCTGTGGGAGCAGCGCATCGCCATAGTGTCGACGCTAACCTTTATCCGAAAGGGACGATTCGAGGATACGCTGGCTCTTTGCGAGGGATTCCTCGACCACCAGCACGACCTGATCCACAAGGCCTCGGGATGGTGCCTGCGCGAGATCGGGAAGCGCGACGAGACCGTTCTTAGGCGGTTCCTAGCGCAGCATGCGCACGTTATGCCCCGCACCATGCTGCGCTACAGCATCGAAAAGATGGGCGAGGCCGACCGAAGGTTCTTTATGGAGGCTAAGGCGAGGAGCATTACCCTCAGGACTAATTAACAAGAGGCCTGCAAACTCCAATTTTCATTTCTTTTGAAGGATCAAAAGAAACGAAACAAAGAAAAATCCTGCACGAATTAACTCGCTCGGTCGCGGTGGAATGTTACGATTTCAAATGTTGCTTCTTGTCCTTTCATCGGTATTGCCCTAGTTGGCGTTGTGGAAGCTCCGCTCGCTCAAACAGAATTCGTGCCTGTCTGGTATGGCTTCGCCATGGGGCTTACGGAATAACCTTTCGGCTCTTTTCACCAATCCATGCCGCCTATTCAGTATCCATCAATTTAACGCTCTGGTTTTGTTCTTCTATAAAAAGTCCTGACGGCAATGAGGCGAGGAGCAACAGGTAGAACGGTACCCGTTGTGCGCTCGTTGCGTAAAGGGCAGCACCCATTTTGCTGAGCGCAGGAGCAAATGTGTAATCCACAGGAGGTAATGTGTAAACCGCAGGAACGAATGTGCAAAACCTCCAACCGATTGTGCACAGCAACCGAGCGAATGTGCTAAACCACCAACCGATTGTGCACAGCAACCGAGCGATTGTGTAAAACCACCAGCCGATTGTGCACAGCAACCGAGCGATTGTGTAAAACCACCAGCCGATTGTGCACGGCAACCAAGCAATTGTGCTAAACCTCCAACCGATTGTGTACGGCAACCGAGCGATTGTGCTAAACCTCCAACCGATTGTACACGGCAACCGAGCGATTGTGCTAAACCTCCAGCCGATTGTGTATGATAACCGAGCGATTGTGCAAACCAAAGAGCGCTGCGGGAAACGAATTCGGGGTAAGCCTGAAATTTCTCGAAAAAAGCGTCCCTTTGTTTTTGCAAAAATTAAAAAAAGACGTACTATTGCACCAAAAGTAAGCACGTTCTTTAACAGTAAGATATTTCTCAGCATCTATGCGCTTTACATGTAGCTATTCTTTAGCGATGTGTTGAGCCTGTTGATTTGGGTTTGGTTGAGACAGAAAGATTCTTCTGTCATCGTTGTTCAGCTTAATTTCGGCTATATGCCGGCTAACGTAGGCCAATTGCTGAGTGCGGTTTAGGTGCGGTTTTTGCGAAATAACCTAGTAGCTGGGCAATAAAAAAACAAAAAGGTCGATTGAAACAATCGACCTTTTTTAGCATATCAAGGGTTAGTTTCCGCCCCCTCCATTTCCGCCACTTCCACCGCCGCTTTTTACGTCGTCGTTGCTGATGCTGCGCTTGGCCTTCTTAACCATGGCGCCCATCTTACCGAAGCGGTAGCTGATGCCGAAGCTAACGGTGCGATTTTGGTAACGGTACTCGCTGTGCGAGCTAAAGGTCTTGTCGCTCATGTTGCTTGTCGAGGTCCTATAATTCTGGAATGGGCTGCTAACCGAAACGCTCAGGTTTAGCTTCTTGCTGAGGAATTCCTTGCGCAGGCTAAACGAGTTATACCAGAAGCCCTTCGATTTGCCTTGCAGCTGCAGCCATCCGGAGTAGCCGCCCACGTATCCCGAGAAGGATAGACCCGGGATAACGGTCCAGTAGAACGAGCCCGATCCGTTGTACACCCATCCCTCCTTTCGGAACGTTTCGTTTACGCCGCCATTCCGTTCCATAACCGAGTAGGATGCCCGTCCGTTAAGGCTGAACGACAGCTTTGGGCTTGGGCGGTAGGAACCGTAGACGTTTGCCCCGAAGGAGTTGTTGGTGCCGCTATTCTCATAGGTGCGCACCTGTACGCCATCGCTACGTACCGTAAGGATGCTTTGGATGGCGTTATCGTTTAGCTGCGCAAACAGGCCAAAGTCGACGTTCACCTTAGAGCTAAAGAAGCTGTAGCCCAAATCGAACGCGTGCACCTTTTCGGCATCGAGCTTAGGGTTACCGTACGAAAGAGACTTAGGCTTGGAGTCGTCGATATAAGGATTGAGGTACCATATGCCAGGTCGCTGTAGACGCTGGGTGTAGTTAAGCTTTACGCTGCTCGATTCCTTTAGCTTATACGATAGGGTAAAGTAGGGAACAACGTCCGTAACGTTGTTGCTAAAGCTGGTGGCCGTGCCGCCCTGCTTCGAGTCGGCATCGGTATACGCGCCTTCGAGCCTAAAGCCCGTCTTTAGCGACACCTTGTTCATCTTAAACAGATACCCCATGTAGGCGGCAACAATGTTTTGGGTGTAGGTAAGGTCGCCATACCTACTAGCATCTTCTACCCAGCTGCCGTTGCTAAAGTTGTAGTAGTTGGTTTCGCTGGGGTTGGTTCGTATGATATACTTTGTACCGAGCTCGTACTGATGCTTTGGGGTAATCGGATTAACGAAGTCCACCTGAAAGGTGTTCTCGTAAGAGCCCGCATGGTTCTTCGAAGTATTGCGCTTATCGGCGTAGTTAAGGATACCATCAACCGTGTACTCGTACTCCGTTTCGCGAGGAATATAGTCGAGCTTATACGATACGGTAAACAGCTTATCGGGCTTCTTAAAGGAGCGCTGGTAGTCCAGATTACCGGAGATGGAGCCGCTGGTGCTCTTGTTTTTGTTAGCCTGGCTGAACTGCTGAGATAGCACCCCCTGATCGTTGTAAACAGAGGTTAGGATCTCCGATTTGTTGTTCCAAGAACCACCGTACCCCCAGAACGAAAGGCTAAGCAGGTTTAAGGAGTCTATTTCGTAGCTCATATCGCCCGAAGCAAAGTTGGAGAATCCATCGCCATCGGATAGCGATGAGGTTTCCGTTCTTCGATCGGTTGCGCTAAGGTAGTTTTCGGTAAGGCTGTACCCTGTCGATTCTTTTTGCTTGTTGTAGTTTGGGCCATAGTTTAACGAGAAGGAGAGCTTGCCAATCTTGGCCGTTGTGTAGAATCCGCCGCCGAATCCGCCAAAGCTATCCGCACGAAGGTTTACGCTGCCCATTACGCCCTCCAACGTCTTTTTTGCCGTAACGATGTTAATGATCCCCCCCACACCCTCGGCGCTATACTTCGAAGATGGATTGGTAATAACCTCCACGTTCTTGATGCTGCTGGCGGGCATCCCCTTAAGCACATCCTTAGGGTTGCTCGACATCAGCGTCGACTCCTTTCCGTTTACGAGGATCTTAAAGCTCGAAGAGCCTTTTAGCGTAATATTATCCTCCCCGTCAACCGTTAGCAGGGGCACCTTACGGAGCATGTCCAACGCATTGGAGGTTTGCGATTCGGGATCGGCCTCGGTGTTGTAGGAAAGCTTATCCACCTCAACCTTTACCAGCTGCTTCTGAGCCTGAACCACAACCTGATCGATTTTAGAGGTTGATTCGCTCATTACAATCGTTCCCAGATTTTCCTTTGGCTTACTCCCAACGCTGAATTTTACCTTTGCGGGATTATAGCCAATAGCGGTAATTATTACTTCGCCTTTAACATTATCCTTCAACGTAAAGTCAAACTTACCCGAGCCATCGGAGGCTAAGCGCTTCAAGACTTTTTTTTGGGCATCCTGCACCGTAACGGTTACAAAGGGAACCCCTTTTTTAGATAGAGAATCAACCACTTTACCCGATATGAGGGTAGCATTGGAGTCTCCAAAGCTAGCCAGAGGCAACCCTCCTACTACTAAAAGAAAGAAAATAAGAAATCGATACATAGTTAACTATTTAGGATTTGTGTTTAATGCTCGTTTAAAGCTCGAATCGCAAAGAACTTACCCTCAAACTGCTCGTAGTTAGAACCACCCCTAAGGACAAAGAAGTGGCCGTAAATGAAAAACCGCACCTCGGTGCTACTTCCATTCATTAATGGTTTTCGCTTGCTAACGATAACCCAAACGCACTTATTGTTTATAGATGATTTACCTTAATTAAGGCAGAAACGAAAGTTAGGACTACTATTAGATTAGAGCTTTTAGTTAATATTTTTTGTTTACTGCTAATAAGTAAACGTCATAAAAGTAGAACAAATTGCCCTTGTTGTAGACCTCTCATCGCTAACATAAGCTAAACCTACTAAAAAAATAGTATATAAGCCGTAATTTATTCCTTCCCAATACATTTTTACGCATACAGCAATAATCCCTTCGGCCTAAAAGCAGCAATTTTATGCGCCGAGAATACAAACCGAAAGCGTAAAAAAGCGAAAGCCGGATTTCTATTGCTAAGAAATCCGGCTTTCGCACAAAGCACCCTACCAGTTGGGTGCCATAGAGAAATTACTTTCCTCCACCACCGCTGTTTCCGCCATTATCGCCGCCGCTCTTTACGTCGTCGTTGCTGATGCTGCGCTTGGCCTTCTTAACCATGGCGCCCATCTTGCCGAAGCGGTAGCTGATGCCGAAGCTGAAGGTGCGGTAGAGCATCTTACGCTCGGAGTGCGAACGGAAGGAGGCATCGCTCATGTCGGATTCCCAGGTACGGTACTTTTGGAATGGGCTGTTTACCGATACGCTGATGTTCAGCTTTTTCTTGAGCAGATCCTTACGAACGCTGATTCCGTTGTAGATAAATCCACCACTCTTACCCTGCAGCTGCAGCCATCCGGAGTAGCCGCCGATGTATCCCGAAAGGGTAAGGCCATCGATACAGGTCCAGCGAATAGAACCCGAACCGTTGTAGTTCCAGCCTTCGTTCTTAATCTTAATGTCGTTCATAACGTTTCGCTCCATCAGCGAGTACGATGCATCGCCTTCGAGGTTGAGGGATAGCTTTGGAGTAGGCCTGTAGGAGCCAAATAGGCTGAAACCGTAGGTGTTGTTTACGCCGCTATTCTCGTAGGTGCTCACAAAGATGTTGGGGTTGTTCTTATCGGCGAACATAACCCTCTGTATGGCATTATCGTTTAGCTGGCTGTACGCGCTCAGCTCTAGGTTTACCTTGCTGGTGAAAAGGCTGTACCCTAAGTCGAAGGAGTGTACCTTTTCGGTTTCGAGCTCTGGATTACCGTACGAGATCATTTTTGGATCGGAATCGTCAACATATGGATTTAGGTACCATATACCGGGACGTTGCAGGCGCTGGGTATAGTTAAGCTTT
Protein-coding sequences here:
- a CDS encoding RelA/SpoT family protein; translation: MEELDLEKEEKRELLSRFRSLYKSCKQSSSQEELLLLKKAFRVAANAHKEKRRENGDPFIFHALAVAQIVVDEIGLKGTAAISVLLHETSRINGFGDDDFAKEYNQEVATIVTGLNKISKIDPKTSSSEVENYRQLVISYSADPRVILIKLADRLDVMRHLYFFADSKQVKKANETLTLYAPLAHRLGLYSVKTELEDLSLKYTEPADYIHIVTKLEETAKERNTYIEKFIKPIVAGLDQYGQRYEIKSRTKSIFSIWKKMKKQKIPFEEVFDLFAIRIILESELPLEKAECWRTYSIVTEKYIPNPERMRDWISVPKSNGYESLHATVIGPEGKWVEVQIRTRRMDEIAEMGIAAHWKYKGIRQQQGIDDWLTDLRNLLEQAEDSNEMAESLKQLDSYQKEIFVFTPNGDLKKLPSGATVLDFAFEVHSKLGVSCVGAKVNNRLASIKDALKNGDQVEIITSKNQKPTKDWLSFAITSKARSKIKQSLKEEELKVANIGKELLLRRLKNWKLELTDEMASQFIKKNKIRSITEFYAMLANEKIDIADIKTYIETADLVEEKSSAPEVAYAQPKEQESGDFLVIDEHLANVDYKLATCCNPIFGDDIFGFVTISHGIKIHRTSCPNAKSMIERYSYRIVKAKWQQTRESSSFQTTIRIIGEDQIGLFNRISEVLTKELKVTLRSASFDTKGGVFEGKIKVFVGNIKQLDMIIHRLHRIKGVIKASRVATSAE
- a CDS encoding AsmA family protein; amino-acid sequence: MKKKKLLIILGSTLGVLLLAVLILPYLFKPTIKQAADKFIAENINADVKFPQDGLSIGMLRHFPNFTLALEDLSVVGRDEFKGDTLVNLKKFEVTVNIFALISSGRIEVNKIILDKPKLNVIVLPNGKANYDIYKAQPDTTKGVDTTKAEPVKFRLKELALKNADIIYSDQKSKMFASVKNLNITGSGDLAENVFDLSTKLTADKATVAMNGTEYLSNKSLDLNFVVNMDMNNNKYTFKDNSIKVNDFNFGFDGWVQLAQQNAIKMDVTFMALDNSFKGLLSLVPGVYTESFGDIKADGEFDFSGYAKGTMKDSLLPAFGVKLVTKNASFKYPKVPEAIKDINIDLNVDNKDGLIPSTAINLNKFSFKIGNNPFDGYLKVANLKNFPVDAKVNARLNLGELTSAFPIEGMTIKGIFDLALNAKGVYDDKTGAFPILAATAKLTNGFVQNKLLPTPLQNLNFVMTASNTTGKAENTVVQIGNFNMLLAGESLTATGSVQNIKDLAWNVKVAGGVDLEKIAKIFNLKDMTLKGKVKANLATSGKLSDVTAKRYANVKASGNMNVANFSYSSPDFKQGVTISTAAVVFNPASINLTKFESKVGSSQISATGSVTNYMGFLFKPDGVLGGNLNVNIPTFNANEWMTPADKEAVAKQQASQPSKKDSSVAVSMIPKNIDFDLKAHIGKFTYDNIVADNVNALVSISKGIMTIKDANMGIIGGLVNVKGTFDSDVKKPKFDLDLGIKSVSIPKAFETFETIQKYAPISQYVVGNMDLNYNLKGDLTKDMTPNVASLNGGGLVKILSGTLKDTKLTSLVAQFSKPATASAMTEIKELALSTTLEDGKLSVKPFDISMHGRKTTVSGYTSLDGKINYNLLMDVPANAVTTSLNSAMSRYLGKNAASGDMKVTLGVTGTYSKPSVKLVNVASASGKTVQSEVKEAVQDKVKQEATKEASKLLDKVIGGSKSDTAKKKAEDQLKDAAKKKLNDLFKRR